One stretch of Procambarus clarkii isolate CNS0578487 chromosome 35, FALCON_Pclarkii_2.0, whole genome shotgun sequence DNA includes these proteins:
- the LOC123768559 gene encoding transient receptor potential cation channel subfamily A member 1 — translation MGPMPQLSQGPYVAVPMVPMDDTDGKRNNETNALVRAVNLKDYQLCQKLIEDGEDVKYINEKDGSTLLHILAKKYSKRETRAQNIPSLLLQHGADVNAMNKNGETPLHIAAREGLPDFCAILLEQQAVRVDIKNMKQMTPLHFAAQKGELDTLNLLIQKGANPSIKDSQKYLPLHHAAEWGYHECCKVLASFYSVGRTQDRQDIPPVMLAARKGHYRCYKEMVDAKANMNLDYKDGVGNTALHITAKLGFEKFVDLLLETGAPPDIQNNVGNTPVMEAVIKNKVNCVKELIENGAVVSIKNNAKRSVLHLAAAKKADECMEYLLTIDRVKDILNEKDNDGFTALFIAVKKHSENCAVLLLNAGASPSVKSQHKLCLLHLAAENSKPIFLEKLLAMCVFDVNVTNKDNETPLHIAARAGSREACQMLFRKGAQVNAVDKNGRTALHIGAYHGHSSIIRLLIKNGANKRAKDDCNSTALHAAAAKGNTECCEILTDADKSLYKEQDKRKRYALDIAFLKGHYEVFKLLLQKLPYRNICTMPQDLQEHLHSHTHKALKDRKKTGVEAIVESQWWAAGFGGTKKHEGVPCPNFRDLIKLYPFLALKVMDNCTSASDTTTSSTYYDFRIFEDNYCITEGKNDLGTSQTSPFDPKTWKVLASAKELISDTLVWKQEHPVRIMVQHRCLDLLQHSLTEAWIQYKWGSYARLLFTVLFALKAISVVILVSFMINVKNWKHITDKYNMSEETFCDAVLKSPTVLSEAKAANTTEDTTESLTIRSTNEASEWNPTPSHISHSFLLFSLVLQVFLEINSAMKLKWHYLHSNLIFVRLPCIVLTAMLLIPTSYCDFMLGIKMVPIWQCGILALLMAWIQLIQIINKLPQCSVFTISTWDFIKCYLKGLMYIGMVILLFALIFYLLLQDNRAFKSIPQSFMKTVVWMLGDLGYDDTFIQEPLSYPVLVNVLFFVFICTIGAFIVTLVKAPSSNEKEVELFKKAALANYLLNLDVCFPWFKRKHAVGMYNVSNRKPWIIQKIQHCIKPKESLVVSKLSQHIDKVTLMNTNKFKQDNTKHWIASKTEKLFRFFSNYSNEGANIALPDLQQEHLQAQTKKLDQLLALCNQLNENYRKQNEQILEMKQQLDNMKQRSRYSTSPLSFP, via the exons ATGGGACCAATGCCACAGCTGTCCCAGGGACCATATGTAGCTGTTCCCATGGTTCCCATGGACGACACTGATGG AAAGAGGAATAATGAAACTAATGCACTTGTCAGAGCAGTTAATCTAAAAGATTATCAGCTGTGTCAGAAATTAATAGAAGATGGTGAAGATGTAAAATACATAAATGAAAAAGATGGGTCAACACTGCTTCATATTTTGGCTAAGAAATACTCCAAAAGAGAAACCAGAGCTCAGAATATACCTTCTCTCCTACTACAGCATGGAGCAGATGTAAATGCTATGAACAAGAATGGAGAAACCCCTCTCCATATTGCAGCAAGAGAGGGTCTTCCTGACTTTTGTGCCATCTTGTTGGAACAGCAAGCTGTTAGAGTAGACATAAAAAATATGAAGCAAATGACGCCTTTACATTTCGCTGCTCAAAAAGGGGAACTTGACACTTTGAATTTACTGATACAAAAAGGAGCTAATCCCAGTATTAAAGACAGCCAAAAATACCTTCCACTTCACCATGCTGCTGAATGGGGTTATCATGAGTGTTGCAAGGTGCTTGCTTCTTTTTACTCTGTTGGTAGAACTCAAGACAGGCAAGATATTCCACCTGTTATGTTGGCAGCAAGGAAAGGTCATTATCGATGCTATAAAGAAATGGTTGATGCTAAAGCCAACATGAATCTCGACTACAAAGATGGTGTAGGCAATACAGCACTTCACATAACAGCAAAGTTAGGATTTGAAAAGTTTGTTGACTTACTCCTTGAAACAGGTGCTCCTCCAGACATACAAAACAATGTTGGGAACACACCAGTAATGGAAGCTGtcataaaaaataaagtaaattgtGTAAAGGAACTGATAGAGAATGGAGCTGTAGTTAGTATCAAGAATAATGCTAAACGCAGTGTTCTTCATTTGGCTGCTGCAAAAAAGGCAGATGAATGCATGGAATACTTGCTAACTATTGACAGAGTAAAGGACATATTAAATGAAAAAGATAATGATGGCTTTACAGCTCTTTTCATTGCAGTAAAGAAACACAGTGAAAACTGTGCAGTTTTACTTTTGAATGCTGGTGCATCACCTTCAGTTAAATCCCAACACAAGTTATGTCTTCTCCATCTTGCTGCAGAGAATTCTAAACCAATATTTCTAGAAAAGCTTCTagcaatgtgtgtgtttgatgtaaATGTCACCAACAAAGATAATGAGACTCCCTTACATATAGCAGCCCGTGCAGGTTCCAGGGAGGCATGCCAAATGCTTTTCCGGAAGGGTGCTCAAGTAAATGCTGTAGACAAAAATGGTAGGACAGCCTTGCACATAGGTGCTTATCATGGCCACTCTAGCATAATCAGGCTACTCATAAAGAATGGTGCAAATAAACGTGCTAAAGATGATTGCAATTCTACAGCCTTACACGCTGCTGCAGCTAAGGGAAATACAGAGTGTTGTGAAATACTGACTGATGCTGATAAATCACTCTATAAAGAACAAGACAAGAGGAAAAGATATGCTCTAGATATTGCTTTTCTGAAGGGCCATTATGAGGTCTTTAAGCTTCTGCTACAAAAGTTGCCGTATAGAAATATCTGCACAATGCCACAAGATCTGCAAGAGCatctccactcccacacacataaaGCACTCAAAGATAGAAAAAA GACAGGTGTGGAAGCCATTGTGGAGAGTCAGTGGTGGGCAGCAGGATTTGGTGGCACCAAAAAGCATGAAGGAGTTCCATGTCCTAACTTCAGAGATCTTATAAAACTTTACCCATTCCTTGCTTTGAAAGTGATGGATAATTGTACTTCAGCATCTGACACCACAACCAGTTCAACCTACTATGATTTCAGAATATTTGAGGATAATTATTGCATCACTGAAG GTAAAAATGATTTAGGCACTAGCCAAACAAGTCCGTTTGATCCTAAAACTTGGAAAGTGCTAGCCTCTGCTAAAGAGTTGATATCAGATACACTGGTGTGGAAGCAAGAGCATCCTGTGAGAATCATGGTACAGCACAGATGCTTAGATCTTCTTCAACATTCCCTAACTGAGGCATGGATCCAGTATAAGTGGGGATCATATGCCAGGCTCCTGTTTACAGTACTTTTTGCACTTAAGGCTATCTCAGTTGTCATCCTTGTCAGCTTTATGATAAATGTCAA GAACTGGAAGCATATAACAGACAAATACAATATGTCAGAAGAAACGTTCTGTGATGCAGTTCTGAAGTCTCCCACAGTTTTGTCAGAGGCCAAGGCGGCAAACACAACAGAGGACACAACTGAATCTCTGACTATAAGATCAACAAATGAAGCTTCTGAGTGGAATCCAACTCCATCTCATATAAGTCATAGCTTTCTGCTTTTTTCACTGGTCCTACAAGTCTTCTTGGAAATAAACAGTGCAATGAAG CTGAAGTGGCATTATCTTCATAGCAATTTAATTTTTGTACGACTCCCGTGCATAGTGTTAACAGCCATGTTGCTCATCCCAACCTCCTACTGTGATTTCATGCTTGGCATCAAAATG GTACCAATTTGGCAGTGCGGTATACTGGCTCTTCTTATGGCATGGATTCAACTCATTCAAATCATCAATAAATTGCCACAGTGTTCAGTTTTCACAATCAGTACGTGGGATTTCATAAAATGTTACCTCAAAGGTTTGATGTACATTGGAATGGTGATATTACTCTTTGCCCTgatcttttatttgctcttacaAGATAATCGTGCCTTTAAATCGATTCCACAATCATTTATGAAGACTGTAGTCTGGATGTTGGGCGACCTTGGATATGATGATACCTTTATCCAGGAACCACTTTCTTATCCAGTCCTTGTCAATGTACTCTTCTTTGTGTTTATCTGCACAATTGGGGCTTTCATTGTTACATTAGTAAAAGCTCCATCATCAAATGAAAAGGAAGTTGAATTGTTTAAAAAAGCTGCACTAGCAAATTATCTTCTAAATCTTGACGTTTGCTTTCCATGGTTTAAAAGAAAACATGCTGTGGGAATGTATAATGTTAGTAATAGGAAGCCATGGATAATACAAAAGATACAGCATTGTATTAAACCTAAGGAATCATTGGTAGTGAGCAAATTATCACAACATATTGATAAAGTTACTTTAATGAATACTAATAAATTCAAGCAAGACAATACCAAACACTGGATTGCATCAAAGACAGAAAAGTTATTTAGATTTTTCAGTAATTATTCTAATGAAGGTGCAAATATTGCATTGCCTGATCTCCAACAAGAGCATTTACAGGCACAAACTAAAAAGCTTGACCAATTGCTTGCTCTTTGTAATCAGTTAAATGAAAATTACCGTAAGCAAAATGAGCAGATACTAGAGATGAAACAACAGTTAGATAATATGAAGCAAAGATCAAGATACAGCACGAGCCCTCTAAGTTTTCCTTAA